From Juglans regia cultivar Chandler chromosome 8, Walnut 2.0, whole genome shotgun sequence, the proteins below share one genomic window:
- the LOC109013791 gene encoding epoxide hydrolase A-like, with protein MSEVNHQSIKTNGIWMHIAEQGVGPLVLLLHGFPETSYSWRHQITFLANHGYHVVAPDMRGYGDSDSPLSPNSYTMMHLVGDLTGLLDHFGEQQEPGRAERAFARYDYLTVMKKLLLVTKTDAMIAPPGMEIIDNLETPSVLPKWITEEELQAYADKFQESGFTGPLNYYRAMDLNWELLAPWQGSKITVPTKFIVGDKDLNFESFGTREYVTGDVFKELVPNLEVVFLDGHHFIQQEKAKEVSNEILFFIRKITKD; from the exons ATGAGTGAGGTAAATCATCAAAGCATCAAAACCAATGGAATATGGATGCACATAGCAGAGCAAGGGGTAGGACCTCTAGTGCTTCTTCTTCATGGGTTCCCAGAAACTTCGTACTCTTGGCGCCACCAAATCACTTTTCTGGCAAATCATGGTTACCATGTGGTTGCACCTGACATGAGAGGCTATGGTGACTCTGACTCCCCGCTGAGTCCCAACTCCTACACCATGATGCATCTTGTGGGTGACCTCACAGGCCTTTTGGACCATTTTGGTGAACAACAG GAACCTGGAAGAGCAGAGAGGGCATTTGCAAGGTATGATTATCTAACAGTGATGAAGAAGCTCTTGCTCGTAACCAAGACAGATGCTATGATAGCTCCTCCAGGTATGGAGATAATTGATAATCTGGAGACCCCATCGGTGTTGCCAAAATGGATTACTGAAGAGGAACTTCAGGCCTACGCAGACAAGTTCCAGGAATCTGGCTTCACAGGTCCTCTCAATTATTATCGTGCCATGGACCT GAACTGGGAGCTTCTGGCACCATGGCAAGGATCCAAAATTACTGTCCCAACAAAATTCATAGTAGGTGACAAGGATTTGAATTTCGAATCTTTTGGTACAAGGGAATATGTGACAGGGGATGTTTTCAAGGAACTTGTCCCCAATCTCGAAGTTGTTTTCCTAGATGGGCACCATTTTATCCAACAGGAGAAAGCTAAAGAAGTCTCAAATGAAATTCTCTTCTTCATCAGGAAAATTACCAAGGATTAG
- the LOC109013790 gene encoding peroxidase 72-like: MSNQFTRFFIFLSLLAFAPSFCFSSKSSSTNGGSLSPHFYDHCCPKAQEIVKSIVAKAVAKEARMAASLLRLHFHDCFVQGCDASLLLDSSGSIVSEKGSNPNRNSVRGFNVLDQIKSALEKECPHTVSCADIVALAARDSTVLAGGPSWVVPLGRRDSRTASLSGSNNDIPAPNNTFQTILTKFRRQGLNHVDLVALSGSHTIGNSRCTSFRQRLYNQSGNGQPDNTLDASYAAQLRRRCPRSGGDQNLFFLDFVSPTKFDNSYYKNLLAFKGLLSSDQSLLTKSQTTMKLVKQYAENSKLFMEQFAQSMVKMGNISPLTGTSRGEIRKNCRKINS, from the exons ATGTCTAATCAGTTCAcgagatttttcatttttctctctcttttagcCTTTGCTCCCAGCTTTTGCTTCTCTAGCAAGAGTAGTTCCACTAATGGCGGTTCTCTCTCCCCACACTTTTACGACCATTGTTGCCCAAAAGCTCAAGAGATCGTGAAGTCCATTGTGGCCAAGGCTGTGGCCAAAGAAGCTCGCATGGCAGCTTCATTGCTTAGGCTCCATTTTCACGATTGCTTTGTCCAG GGCTGCGACGCATCTCTGCTGTTAGACAGCAGCGGAAGCATAGTCAGTGAGAAGGGGTCGAATCCTAACCGGAACTCGGTACGAGGGTTTAATGTCTTAGACCAGATTAAATCTGCATTGGAGAAAGAGTGCCCTCATACTGTATCTTGTGCTGACATTGTGGCCCTTGCTGCTAGAGACTCCACTGTTCTA GCCGGTGGACCCAGCTGGGTGGTTCCATTAGGAAGAAGGGACTCCAGAACTGCAAGCTTGAGTGGCTCCAATAACGACATTCCTGCTCCAAACAACACTTTCCAGACTATTCTCACCAAGTTCAGGAGACAAGGGCTGAACCATGTTGATCTTGTTGCTCTATCcg GGAGTCACACGATCGGAAATTCCCGATGCACCAGCTTCAGACAGAGACTGTACAACCAGTCAGGCAATGGGCAGCCGGACAACACACTTGATGCATCCTATGCTGCCCAATTGAGAAGGAGATGCCCAAGATCCGGTGGTGACCAGAACCtgtttttcttggattttgttAGCCCAACCAAGTTTGACAACAGCTACTACAAAAACCTGTTGGCTTTCAAAGGCCTGTTGAGCTCTGACCAAAGTCTCCTAACAAAGAGCCAAACAACCATGAAACTGGTTAAGCAATACGCAGAGAACAGTAAGCTTTTCATGGAGCAGTTCGCTCAGTCCATGGTTAAGATGGGAAATATTTCTCCATTGACAGGCACTTCAAGGGGAGAGATTAGAAAGAACTGCAGGAAGATTAACTCctga